From a region of the Streptomyces venezuelae genome:
- a CDS encoding SulP family inorganic anion transporter: protein MTATSPSRTTPQIRKDFPADLSASIAVFLIALPLSLGIALATGAPLQAGLVAAAVGGIVAGWLGGAPLQVSGPAAGLTVVTAELIQRYGWRTTCAITVLAGLCQLCLAALRTARSALMVSPAIVHGLLAGIGVTIALAQLHIVLGGNPQSSAVANVRGLPAQLADLHPAALGVSALTLAVLLAWPWLPGRAGRVLRKAPAALAAVAVATAAAALAGLALPRVDLPSWRSHALPELPDGPVLGILAAVLTIALVGSVQSLLSAVATDKLIASERRTDNRPPRTDLNRELWGQGAANIVSGALGGLPVSGVAVRSVANVKSGAVSRRSTMLHGLWVVLAAGLLVPVLDLIPLAALAALVMAVGIQMVSITHLRSVTRHREVLVYGTTIVAVVLGGVLEGVAIGIAVAVALALHRLARTRITVEQLEGGAHRVRARGQLTFLAVPRLSRVLNQIPHHGHAVVELDGSFMDHAAYETLHDWQDSHLAHGGSLEVTGRAGSSARLPEAVAGTVPGAAPGAARDDGSDGGPHGGSHRADRSRRAPHRGAHQCCRPWTPWQNHCDHRPTGTRTTTAADAAEAAAAATEAKAEAAGQNGSAAPRRRGAGQLASGIGAFQRDTAPHVRDELARLAREGQRPSQLFLTCADSRLVTSMITASGPGDLFTVRNVGNLVPLPGAESTDDSVAAAIEYAVDVLQVDSITVCGHSGCGAMQALLSSTPGAPMTPLRRWLKHGLPSLDRMASRHHAWARISGRLPADAVEQLCLTNVVQQLEHLRAHESVARRLAEGTLELHGMYFHVGEAQAYLLSEGEDFFDCRVFDSVGQHA, encoded by the coding sequence ATGACAGCCACCTCCCCCTCACGCACCACCCCACAGATCCGCAAGGACTTTCCCGCAGATCTCTCCGCCTCCATCGCCGTCTTCCTGATCGCCCTGCCCCTCTCGCTCGGCATCGCCCTGGCCACCGGCGCACCGCTCCAGGCGGGGCTGGTCGCCGCGGCGGTCGGCGGGATCGTCGCGGGGTGGCTCGGGGGTGCCCCGCTCCAGGTGAGCGGGCCCGCGGCCGGACTCACCGTGGTCACGGCCGAGTTGATCCAGCGTTACGGATGGCGCACCACCTGCGCGATCACCGTGCTCGCCGGTCTCTGCCAGCTGTGTCTCGCCGCCCTGCGCACGGCGCGGTCGGCCCTCATGGTGAGCCCGGCCATCGTGCACGGCCTGCTCGCCGGAATCGGCGTGACGATCGCCCTCGCCCAGCTGCACATCGTGCTCGGCGGCAATCCCCAGAGCTCCGCCGTGGCCAACGTCCGGGGGCTGCCAGCCCAATTGGCCGACCTGCATCCCGCGGCACTCGGAGTCAGCGCCCTGACCCTGGCCGTCCTGCTCGCCTGGCCGTGGCTGCCCGGACGGGCCGGCCGGGTCCTGCGCAAGGCCCCCGCCGCGCTGGCCGCCGTGGCCGTGGCCACCGCTGCCGCCGCGCTGGCCGGGCTCGCCCTGCCCCGGGTGGACCTGCCCTCCTGGCGCAGCCACGCCCTTCCCGAGCTGCCCGACGGCCCGGTCCTCGGCATCCTCGCCGCCGTCCTGACCATCGCCCTCGTCGGCAGTGTGCAGTCCCTGCTCTCCGCGGTCGCGACCGACAAGCTGATCGCCTCCGAGCGGCGTACGGACAACCGCCCCCCGCGTACCGACCTCAACCGTGAGCTCTGGGGGCAGGGTGCGGCGAACATCGTCTCCGGGGCGCTCGGCGGACTGCCCGTCTCGGGTGTGGCCGTCCGGAGCGTGGCCAACGTCAAGTCCGGTGCGGTCAGCCGGAGATCGACCATGCTGCACGGCCTCTGGGTGGTGCTGGCGGCCGGCCTGCTCGTCCCGGTCCTCGACCTGATCCCGCTCGCCGCGCTGGCCGCCCTCGTCATGGCGGTCGGCATCCAGATGGTCAGCATCACGCACCTGCGCAGCGTCACCCGGCACCGCGAGGTCCTGGTCTACGGAACGACCATCGTCGCCGTGGTGCTCGGCGGGGTCCTGGAGGGCGTGGCCATCGGTATCGCGGTGGCCGTCGCGCTGGCCCTGCACCGGCTGGCCCGTACCCGCATCACCGTGGAACAGCTGGAGGGAGGCGCCCACCGGGTCAGGGCACGAGGGCAGTTGACCTTCCTCGCGGTGCCCCGGCTGAGCCGGGTGCTGAACCAGATTCCGCACCACGGGCACGCGGTGGTCGAGCTGGACGGCTCGTTCATGGACCACGCGGCCTACGAAACGCTGCACGACTGGCAGGATTCCCACCTGGCGCACGGGGGCTCGCTGGAGGTCACCGGCCGCGCCGGATCGTCGGCGCGGCTGCCCGAAGCCGTGGCCGGAACCGTGCCCGGAGCCGCGCCCGGAGCCGCGCGCGACGACGGGTCCGACGGCGGACCCCACGGCGGAAGCCACCGCGCCGACCGGTCCCGCCGCGCGCCGCATCGCGGCGCGCACCAGTGCTGCCGCCCCTGGACGCCCTGGCAGAACCACTGCGACCACCGCCCGACCGGAACCCGTACGACCACGGCCGCGGACGCGGCCGAGGCAGCCGCGGCGGCCACCGAGGCGAAGGCGGAGGCCGCCGGGCAGAACGGCTCGGCCGCGCCCCGGCGGCGCGGCGCGGGCCAACTGGCCAGCGGGATCGGCGCCTTCCAGCGCGACACCGCGCCCCACGTGCGGGACGAGCTGGCCCGGCTGGCCCGCGAGGGGCAGCGGCCCTCCCAGCTCTTCCTCACCTGCGCGGACTCCCGCCTGGTGACCAGCATGATCACGGCCAGCGGGCCGGGCGACCTGTTCACGGTCCGCAATGTCGGCAATCTGGTCCCGCTGCCCGGCGCGGAGTCCACCGACGACTCCGTCGCCGCGGCCATCGAGTACGCCGTGGACGTGCTGCAGGTGGACAGCATCACGGTGTGCGGGCACTCGGGCTGCGGTGCCATGCAGGCCCTGCTCTCCTCCACGCCCGGCGCCCCGATGACCCCGCTGCGCCGCTGGCTGAAACACGGACTGCCCAGCCTGGACCGGATGGCCAGCCGCCACCACGCCTGGGCCCGGATCTCGGGCAGGCTCCCGGCGGACGCGGTGGAGCAGCTGTGCCTGACCAATGTGGTCCAGCAGCTGGAGCACCTGCGGGCCCATGAATCGGTGGCCAGGCGGCTCGCCGAGGGCACCCTGGAGCTGCACGGGATGTACTTCCACGTGGGTGAGGCGCAGGCGTATCTCCTGTCCGAGGGTGAGGACTTCTTCGACTGCAGGGTCTTCGACAGCGTCGGCCAGCACGCCTGA
- the acs gene encoding acetate--CoA ligase, with product MPGDTTDTLGKGDVVSNESLANLLKEERRFAPPADLAAAANVTEAAYTQADADRLGFWAEQARRLTWATEPTETLDWTNPPFAKWFADGKLNVAYNCVDRHVEAGNGDRVAIHFEGEPGDSRSITYAELKDEVSKAANALTELGVEAGDRVAVYLPMIPEAVVAMLACARVGAAHSVVFGGFSADAVASRIQDADAKLVITADGGYRRGKPSALKPAIDEAVAKCPQVEHVLVVRRTGQDTAFTEGRDVWWHEAVGRQSAEHTPQPFDAEHPLFILYTSGTTGKPKGILHTSGGYLTQASYTHHAVFDLKPETDVYWCTADIGWVTGHSYIVYGPLANGATQVMYEGTPDTPHQGRFWEVVQKYGVTILYTAPTAIRTFMKWGDDIPAKFDLSSLRVLGSVGEPINPEAWIWYRKHIGGDRCPIVDTWWQTETGAMMISPLPGVTDTKPGSAQRALPGISATVVDDEAHEVPNGGGGYLVLTEPWPSMLRTIWGDDQRFIDTYWSRFEGKYFAGDGAKKDDDGDIWLLGRVDDVMLVSGHNISTTEVESALVSHPSVAEAAVVGANDETTGQAIVAFVILRGSASETENLVADLRNHVGSTLGPIAKPKRILPVQELPKTRSGKIMRRLLRDVAENRAVGDVTTLADSSVMDLIQSKLPAAGSED from the coding sequence ATGCCCGGGGACACAACGGACACCCTGGGAAAGGGAGATGTCGTGAGCAATGAGAGCCTGGCCAATCTGCTCAAGGAGGAGCGGCGGTTCGCACCGCCCGCCGATCTGGCCGCCGCCGCCAACGTGACCGAGGCTGCGTACACACAGGCCGACGCGGACCGGCTGGGCTTCTGGGCCGAGCAGGCCCGGCGGCTGACCTGGGCCACCGAGCCGACGGAGACGCTCGACTGGACGAACCCACCCTTCGCGAAGTGGTTCGCGGACGGCAAGCTCAACGTCGCGTACAACTGCGTGGACCGCCACGTCGAGGCCGGCAACGGCGACCGCGTCGCGATCCACTTCGAGGGCGAGCCCGGCGACAGCCGGTCGATCACCTACGCCGAGCTCAAGGACGAGGTCTCCAAGGCCGCCAACGCCCTGACCGAGCTGGGCGTCGAGGCCGGCGACCGGGTCGCCGTCTACCTGCCGATGATCCCCGAGGCGGTCGTCGCGATGCTCGCGTGCGCCCGCGTCGGCGCCGCGCACTCCGTGGTCTTCGGCGGTTTCTCCGCCGACGCCGTCGCCTCCCGCATCCAGGACGCCGACGCGAAGCTGGTCATCACCGCCGACGGCGGCTACCGCCGCGGCAAGCCCAGCGCCCTGAAGCCCGCCATCGACGAGGCCGTCGCCAAGTGTCCGCAGGTCGAGCACGTGCTCGTCGTACGCCGCACCGGCCAGGACACCGCCTTCACCGAGGGCCGCGACGTCTGGTGGCACGAGGCGGTCGGCCGGCAGTCCGCCGAGCACACCCCGCAGCCCTTCGACGCCGAGCACCCGCTCTTCATCCTCTACACCTCGGGGACCACGGGTAAGCCCAAGGGCATCCTGCACACCTCCGGCGGCTACCTCACGCAGGCCTCGTACACCCACCACGCGGTGTTCGACCTGAAGCCGGAGACCGACGTCTACTGGTGCACCGCCGACATCGGCTGGGTGACCGGGCACTCCTACATCGTCTACGGGCCGCTCGCGAACGGCGCCACCCAGGTGATGTACGAGGGCACCCCCGACACCCCGCACCAGGGCCGGTTCTGGGAGGTCGTCCAGAAGTACGGGGTCACCATCCTGTACACGGCGCCCACGGCCATCCGTACGTTCATGAAGTGGGGCGACGACATCCCCGCGAAGTTCGACCTGTCGAGCCTGCGCGTCCTGGGCTCGGTCGGCGAGCCGATCAACCCCGAAGCCTGGATCTGGTACCGCAAGCACATCGGCGGCGACCGCTGCCCGATCGTGGACACCTGGTGGCAGACCGAGACCGGCGCGATGATGATCTCCCCGCTGCCGGGCGTCACCGACACCAAGCCGGGCTCCGCACAGCGCGCCCTGCCCGGAATCTCCGCCACCGTCGTGGACGACGAGGCCCACGAGGTCCCGAACGGCGGAGGCGGCTACCTGGTCCTCACCGAGCCGTGGCCGTCGATGCTGCGCACCATCTGGGGCGACGACCAGCGGTTCATCGACACCTACTGGTCGCGCTTCGAGGGCAAGTACTTCGCGGGCGACGGCGCCAAGAAGGACGACGACGGCGACATCTGGCTGCTCGGCCGCGTGGACGACGTGATGCTGGTGTCCGGCCACAACATCTCGACCACCGAGGTCGAGTCGGCCCTCGTCTCGCACCCCTCGGTCGCCGAGGCCGCCGTGGTCGGCGCGAACGACGAGACCACCGGTCAGGCGATCGTCGCCTTCGTCATCCTGCGCGGCAGCGCCTCCGAGACCGAGAACCTGGTCGCGGACCTGCGCAACCACGTGGGCAGCACGCTCGGCCCGATCGCCAAGCCGAAGCGGATCCTGCCGGTCCAGGAGCTGCCGAAGACCCGCTCGGGCAAGATCATGCGCCGTCTGCTGCGCGACGTGGCGGAGAACCGCGCGGTCGGTGACGTCACCACCCTCGCCGACTCCTCGGTCATGGACCTGATCCAGAGCAAGCTCCCGGCTGCCGGCAGCGAGGACTGA